The window TAGCCCTCCGGCTGTCCTGGAGCGCTTCGGCCACGACCTCCGACGCGCTCGCGCTGCCTTCGTTCACGATTACGACGATCGGGAACTTCTGGAACGTCCCCTTCTTCGTCGCGTAATACTCGCGCGTCTGGTCGGCCGCCCTTCCCCTGACGCTCACGATAAGCCCGTTGTCTATGAATTCGTCGACGACGTCTATGGCCTCGGCCAGAAGCCCGCCCGGGTTATTCCTGAGGTCGAGGACGAGCCCGTTAAGCGGCTTTCCGTTCTCGGCTTCGAGCCGCTCTATCGCCGTCCGGAGCTCCTGCGCGGTGTGGTCCTGGAACTGCGTAACCCTTATATATCCAATGTTGTTGTCGAGGAGCTCGGGTTTTACGCTCTTTACGACTACCTTGTCCCTTACGAGCGTAACGTCCCTCGGCGACTCCTCGCCCTCTCTTTTAATCGTGATCTTGACGGGGGTTCCCTTCGGGCCGCGGAGGAGCTTAACGGCCTCCTGGACGACCATCCCTTCCGTTGACTGCCCCTCTATGGCCAGTATCCGGTCGCGGGGCTTTATGCCCGCCCTTTCGGCCGGCGTGCCCTCTATGGGGGCTATCACGGTCAGCACGCCCTCTTCGACCGTGACTTCCATCCCGACCCCGCCGAATTCCCCGGACGTCCCTATTTCGAGCTCGCGGTAGCGCTCCGGGCTGAGGTAAGCCGAATACGGATCGAGGGTCTTCAGCATGCCGTCTATGGCGCTGTTCGTAAGCTCCGTGGAATCGACTTCCTCGACGTAGTTCCTCTCCACGAGGTCCAGCACGCGAGTAAAGTTGGAGAGCCCCTGGTACGTGGCGTCGTCGGCCGCCGCCCCGACGGCAAATGACAGTAAAAGCAAAAGAACTAACGAGATTCTTTTTATCTTCACCTAAGTTCACCCCTTCATTAGAGATTAACCAAACATGAAACCAGTATCAAATCATATTTGAGCGCCGTCCGCCGCGTATGGGCCCCGGCCCACGGCGCGCCGCCCGAACGCCCCCGGGCAGCCAGTCGTCCGCGCCATTCCGGGCCCTCCGGGCCCCTCCCGAAGCGGAGCGCTTCCGGGCAGGTTGTAAGGAGGCGGCGAATCGTATAAATTTAATCCGGGCGAACGCATATGATAGATATGATATATACGGTTCTCAGCAGATTCATCAAAAGCTACACCTCCGTCGTGCTACAGCTCGCAAGGCACTGGCCGCTCCCGCTCAGGGTGCTGTTCGTGCCGCTATCGTTTTACTTCTACTGCCTTACGTTCCTCGTGGTATCGACGGTGATGCTCATAGTGATTTTCATCGCGTGCCCCCTCTCCTACGCCTCGAAGCTGCTGTTTAACCAGTAGCGCCGCGGCGGTCCCCCCGGGTCCTTTCCGGAGGCCCCATATATCGCTTTTTTAATAAACGTGAGGTGTTATAATTTATGCCAATGAAGGGGAAACTCGAATCGTCTATACTCCCGGAAAAGCTCCCCGGCCACATAGCCATTATCATGGACGGGAACGGCAGGTGGGCGAAGGTCAAGAACCTCGACCGTATCAGCGGCCACAGGGAGGGGATGAAATCGGTCCGCTCCGTCGTAAGGGCGGCGCGCGACATCGGAATCAAATACATAACCCTCTACGCCTTCTCGGCCCAGAACTGGCAGAGGCCCGAAATAGAGGTAAACGCCCTGATGGAGCTCCTCAAGCACTACCTCTCTACGGAGAGCGGCAAGCTCGTCGAAAACGGCATCAGGCTGAACGCGATAGGGAGGCTCCACGAGCTTCCCGGGGACGTTCTCGCCGCGCTCGACGACACGATGGAAAAGACCGGGCACTGCCGCGATATGACGCTGACGCTCGCATTGAGCTACGGCGGGAGGGAAGAGATAATCGACGCCGTTAAGCGCGTGGTATCGGACGGCATAGTGTCCCCGGAAGACCTTACCACCGCGAACTTTTCGTCCTGCCTGTACACGGCCAACCTGCCCGAGCCCGACCTCCTCATACGCACGAGCGGCGAGATGAGGATATCCAACTTCATGCTCTGGCAGCTCGCCTACACCGAAATCTACGTGACGAAAACCCTCTGGCCCGATTTCCGGAAGGGGCACCTCGTAAAGGCCATACTCAACTACCAGAAACGCGAGAGGAGATTCGGGCTTACCGGGGAGCAGGTGAAGATAAGGGAAGTGATTTGAAGAATATCTCCATACTCGGCTCGACAGGCTCCATAGGACAACAAACCCTTGACGTAGTCTCCCGGCACCCGGACAAATTCCGCGTCGTCGGGCTCACGGCGGGTGAAAACATCGGGCTCCTCGCCGGGCAGATTCGGCAATTCAGGCCCGAGGCGGTTTCCGTCCGCGACAAATCCCTCGCCGATTCGCTGCGCGGGATGATTCCGGGCGAGAAGACCGAGATACTCCACGGCGAGGAGGGCGCCTGCGCCGTCGCGGGCATGGAAGGGGCCGAGCAGGTCGTCTCGTCCATGGTCGGCGCGTCGGGGCTCCTCCCCACGCTGACGGCCGTAAAGGCCGGGAAGGACGTCGCGCTCGCCAACAAGGAATCCCTCGTCGTCGCGGGCGAGATAATCACGCGCGAGGCCGAGAGGCGCGGCTCCATAATAATCCCCGTGGACAGCGAGCACAGCGCCATATTCCAGGCCCTCGAATGCGGGATACGCTCGCAGGTAAAGCGCATAATACTCACGGCGTCGGGCGGCCCTTTTCTGAACGCTTCGCGCGAAGAGATGGAAAACGTCCCCGTCGAGGTCGCCCTCCGCCACCCTACGTGGAAAATGGGGAGCAAAATCACGATAGATTCCGCTACACTGATGAACAAGGGGTTCGAGGTAATAGAGGCCCGCTGGCTCTTCGGGTTTTCCGCCCGCAGCATTTCGGTGTGGATTCACCCCCAGAGCATCGTCCACTCTATGGTAGAATATATAGACGGCTCACTGATATCGCAGATGAGTAAACCCGATATGAGAATACCAATAGCCTACGCGCTCACCTACCCCGAGCGCATAGAGCTCGACGGCCACGAGGCCACGCCCGGGAGCTTCGGCGAGCTCACGTTCGCCGAGGTGGACCCCGAGAGGTTCCCCTCCATCCCGCTCGCGTTCGACGCGCTCGAAGAGGGCGGCACGATGCCGGCTGTGATGAACGGAGCCAACGAAGTCGCCGTCCGCGAGTTCCTATCGGAGAGGCTCGGCTTTACGGGTATAGTAAATACAGTCGAAAAGGTGATGGGGCTTCACAAAACCCGGCCGGCGGATTCGCTCGAAGCCGTGCTCGAAAGCGACGCCTGGGCGAGGGAAACCGCTCTCGCCATCATCAGAAACTAGGAGAAGACAGCAAATGACCGCGATTATCGCATTTATATTCGTGATTGGAATTCTGGTATTCATACACGAGCTCGGCCACTTCCTCGTCGCAAAGTGGAGCGGCGTCAGGGTCGAAAAATTCTCGCTCGGCTTCGGGAAGAAGCTCTTCGGATTCACGCGCGGCGAGACGGAATATCTCGTCTGCATGCTCCCCTTGGGCGGCTACGTCAAGATGTACGGCGAGGGCTCGGAGGGCAATTTCATAGTGGACAGGGTCGACCCGGGATCGGACGCCGAAAAGGCGGGCTTCCGGGGCGGCGACAGGATAGTCGAGATAGACGGCATAGAGCAGAAATCCTTCGAGAGATGGAAGTCCCTCGAAGCCGTCCTCGAAAAAGAACCCGAAAGGGAATTTCACTTCACCGTCGAAAGGGACGACAGGAAGGTAGAAATAAGCGCGGCTCCCCACAGCCTCCCCGCCAGGACGTATTCCGAAAAGGAATACCCGAGGGGCTTCTCGAACCAGCCGATTCTGAACAGGCTCCTTATAGTCGTGGCCGGGCCGTTCATGAACTTCCTCCTGCCGTTCATATTCCTTCCGATAGTGTTCATGATAGGCATCACGGTCCCGGCGTACCTCGAACAGTCGCCGGTCATAGGATTCGTCGCACCGAATTCTCCGGCGGCCGAGGCGGGATTTCAGAAGGGCGACAAGATAGTCGAGATAGAGGGCTCCGGGGTCTCGAACTGGAAGGACGTCAACATCGAGCTCCAGACGAACCCCGACGCCATGCTGAATATCACGGTGGACAGGGACGGCTCGCTCGAAACGATCCCGGTAAAGGCCGTCGCCTCGCCCGAGGGCATAGTGGCCATAGGCTTCGGCGAGCCGATAAAGGCCCGGGTCGGGAAGGTAATCCCCGGCACTCCCGCCGACCAGGCGCATCTTGAAAAGGGCGACAGGATACTCGCCATCGACGGCGCCCCCGTCGCCGACTGGGAGCAGATGTCGGCCGTAATCAAGGAGCACGCCGGGAAGGAGATATCCCTCCTCATCGACAGGAACGGAAACGAGATAACACAGAATATAATCCCCGAAACCTCGCCCGAAACGGGCAAGGGCGCCATAGGTATCTCCCCCTACCAGGACGAGATAGTAAAGAAGTACGGATTCTTCGACGCCATAGTGAACGGCGTCAAAGAGGCGGCCAACATGATAATAGAGGTCGTGACGCTCCTCTTCGGCTTCCTCTACAAGCTCGTCACGGGGAAGATAGCCCTCGGCACGGCGGGCAAGAGCCTCGCGGGGCCGATACTCATCGCCAAGGTCTCGGGCTCGGCGGCGGAAACGGGAATAGCGCAGCTACTCCAGTTCACATGCTTCATCAGCATCAACCTCGCGGTGATAAACCTCTTCCCGATACCGATGCTCGACGGCGGGCACGTTCTCTACCTCGCAATCGAGTCCATAAAGAGAAAGCCCCTCAGCCAGAGGTCGCTCGAAATCAGCCAGAGGATCGGGCTCACCCTCCTCATCTTCATCATGTTCCTCGCCATCTACAACGACATTTCGAGGGTGAAGGGCGACATCGTGAATTCCGTAAACAAGATATTCCAGACAGAATAGAAAGCCCCGTCCGCCCGCCGGGGATATATACTTATCCCCGGCGGGACCGGAAGATGTAAACTCCCCGCACGAAGTTTTACGCCATGAAGATATTCAGCCTCGGTAAGGACAACTGGGCCCGCACGAGCCCGACGAAAGAAGGCGCGGCGTTCCTCGCGATAAGCCTCTTCGTCGGCTTTGCCGCGATCAACACGGGCAACAACCTCCTTTATCTCACCTTCGGCATAATGATGAGCTTCGTCGTCGCCTCGGGGATACTGTCGATGATAGACCTATCCCGTATGGAGGTATCGATGAAGCAGACGGGCGACGTCTTCGCCATGACTCCGGCGCCGCTCAGGATAACCCTCGTCAACAAGAAGAGCCTCCTCCCGTCCTACTCGCTCACCGTCGAGATAGACGACAAGAGCGCCTACGTGCCGCACATCCCCGCCGGGACATCCCGCACAGTAACACTGAACCACCTTTTTACCGGAAGGGGCTACAACGCACCCCCTCCGGCTAGGGTATCGACCAGGTTCCCCTTCGGCTTCTTTAAAAAGTGGATAAAGGCCGACCTTGGCGGCGAAAAGATACTCGTCTACCCGAAGATAGAAAACGTCGACCCCGGCTCCGGGGGGTTCAGGGAAAAATACGGAGAAAGGGAGGTCGAGAAATCCGGCGTCGGCGACGACCTCAGGTCGATAAAGGAATTTGCCGAGGGCGACAACCCGAGGCTCATCCACTGGAAGACGACCGCGCGGACAGGGAAGCTCATGGTGAAGGAAATGGAAGACAACGAGTCGCCCGGCGCAGTGATAAAGTTCGACCCCGAAACCGACGAGCGGAGGCTGGAGCACCAGATAAGCCGCCTCGCATCCCTCGTAGTCGAGCTCCTGAAGAGGGGGTTCGAGGTCGAATTCATCGCCCCCGACAGGACATTCTCGCAGGCCCGTATCGGCAGGTCCCCGCGCCCCGTCCTGGCGTACCTGGCCCTCTTCGGCAAATAAAGCCCGCCGCACCAAAGACCGCGCACTGCCCCGCCCGTGCGTACATGACGGGAAGAAAAACCGGCCGAATTCAGGTATATATATAGATTTACTCAGATGCCCGAAGACACGGAAAAGGACAGGATACTCGAAGCCAACATGAGGTTCTACGAGGCCCTCGGCAAGCGCGACCTCGCCCTCATGAAGGCCGCGTTCGTCAGGGACGAGAGGGCGGGCTGCACGCACCCTGGATGGATGATGCTCCGCGGCTGGGAAGCCATAATGCAGAGCTGGGAGAACATCTTCGACCCCGAGGACAGACTCCGCATAAGGCTCCACAACGTAACGGTGGACGTCGCCGGCGACGCCGCATGCGTCACGTGCATCCAGGAGCTGACGTACATACGCCGCGAACCCGTCACGATGAACGTCTCCGTCTCGACGAATATATTCGAGAAGACGGAATCCGGCTGGCTCATGGTGATTCACCACGCCTCGCCCGTGCCCTTCGTGAACGAGAAGAGCTCCCCCGGCAGGAATATCCAATAGGGAATGCCCGGCTCGGACTCTTCACATCCGAGAGTGCGCCCGCCGTCCTTTAATTTGTCTTCGGATTCCCGGCCGCGCCGGGTTTGGAAACATCTCGGGAATTATCGTTATCGTCGTGGCTGAAGTGAAGGCCGCATTCCTTGTCGGAGCCCGACTCCCACCACCACCTTCCGGCCCGCTCGTCCTCGCCCGGCTTTACGGCCCGCGTGCACGGGGCGCACCCTATGCTCGGATACCCCATGTCGTGGAGCTTGTTGTAGGGGACCCTGTTCTTCCGGATGTAATCCCATACCTCTTCGTTCGTCCAGTCTACGAGGGGGTTAATCTTGAGTATTCCGCCGTTCTGCTCGTCTATCTCGAACCTCTCGGCCCCGGCCCTGCTCTCGGTCTGGTCGCGCCTGATGGAGGTTATCCACGCGTCGAGCCCCGCGAGGTACTTACGGAGCGGCCTTACCTTCCTTATCTCGCAGCAGAGTATCCGGTTCGGCTTCCCGCTGTAAAAGAGATTAGGCCCCTTCTCCCTCACCATGTCCTCGACTT is drawn from Thermodesulfobacteriota bacterium and contains these coding sequences:
- a CDS encoding S41 family peptidase; this translates as MKIKRISLVLLLLLSFAVGAAADDATYQGLSNFTRVLDLVERNYVEEVDSTELTNSAIDGMLKTLDPYSAYLSPERYRELEIGTSGEFGGVGMEVTVEEGVLTVIAPIEGTPAERAGIKPRDRILAIEGQSTEGMVVQEAVKLLRGPKGTPVKITIKREGEESPRDVTLVRDKVVVKSVKPELLDNNIGYIRVTQFQDHTAQELRTAIERLEAENGKPLNGLVLDLRNNPGGLLAEAIDVVDEFIDNGLIVSVRGRAADQTREYYATKKGTFQKFPIVVIVNEGSASASEVVAEALQDSRRATILGTKTFGKGSVQTIIKLEDGSGLKLTTAKFYAPSGRSINKVGVTPDITVEVTDQDQGDKQLESAVNILKNPQAVKAGTRG
- a CDS encoding isoprenyl transferase, with translation MKGKLESSILPEKLPGHIAIIMDGNGRWAKVKNLDRISGHREGMKSVRSVVRAARDIGIKYITLYAFSAQNWQRPEIEVNALMELLKHYLSTESGKLVENGIRLNAIGRLHELPGDVLAALDDTMEKTGHCRDMTLTLALSYGGREEIIDAVKRVVSDGIVSPEDLTTANFSSCLYTANLPEPDLLIRTSGEMRISNFMLWQLAYTEIYVTKTLWPDFRKGHLVKAILNYQKRERRFGLTGEQVKIREVI
- a CDS encoding 1-deoxy-D-xylulose-5-phosphate reductoisomerase — its product is MKNISILGSTGSIGQQTLDVVSRHPDKFRVVGLTAGENIGLLAGQIRQFRPEAVSVRDKSLADSLRGMIPGEKTEILHGEEGACAVAGMEGAEQVVSSMVGASGLLPTLTAVKAGKDVALANKESLVVAGEIITREAERRGSIIIPVDSEHSAIFQALECGIRSQVKRIILTASGGPFLNASREEMENVPVEVALRHPTWKMGSKITIDSATLMNKGFEVIEARWLFGFSARSISVWIHPQSIVHSMVEYIDGSLISQMSKPDMRIPIAYALTYPERIELDGHEATPGSFGELTFAEVDPERFPSIPLAFDALEEGGTMPAVMNGANEVAVREFLSERLGFTGIVNTVEKVMGLHKTRPADSLEAVLESDAWARETALAIIRN
- the rseP gene encoding RIP metalloprotease RseP → MTAIIAFIFVIGILVFIHELGHFLVAKWSGVRVEKFSLGFGKKLFGFTRGETEYLVCMLPLGGYVKMYGEGSEGNFIVDRVDPGSDAEKAGFRGGDRIVEIDGIEQKSFERWKSLEAVLEKEPEREFHFTVERDDRKVEISAAPHSLPARTYSEKEYPRGFSNQPILNRLLIVVAGPFMNFLLPFIFLPIVFMIGITVPAYLEQSPVIGFVAPNSPAAEAGFQKGDKIVEIEGSGVSNWKDVNIELQTNPDAMLNITVDRDGSLETIPVKAVASPEGIVAIGFGEPIKARVGKVIPGTPADQAHLEKGDRILAIDGAPVADWEQMSAVIKEHAGKEISLLIDRNGNEITQNIIPETSPETGKGAIGISPYQDEIVKKYGFFDAIVNGVKEAANMIIEVVTLLFGFLYKLVTGKIALGTAGKSLAGPILIAKVSGSAAETGIAQLLQFTCFISINLAVINLFPIPMLDGGHVLYLAIESIKRKPLSQRSLEISQRIGLTLLIFIMFLAIYNDISRVKGDIVNSVNKIFQTE
- a CDS encoding DUF58 domain-containing protein; translated protein: MKIFSLGKDNWARTSPTKEGAAFLAISLFVGFAAINTGNNLLYLTFGIMMSFVVASGILSMIDLSRMEVSMKQTGDVFAMTPAPLRITLVNKKSLLPSYSLTVEIDDKSAYVPHIPAGTSRTVTLNHLFTGRGYNAPPPARVSTRFPFGFFKKWIKADLGGEKILVYPKIENVDPGSGGFREKYGEREVEKSGVGDDLRSIKEFAEGDNPRLIHWKTTARTGKLMVKEMEDNESPGAVIKFDPETDERRLEHQISRLASLVVELLKRGFEVEFIAPDRTFSQARIGRSPRPVLAYLALFGK
- a CDS encoding nuclear transport factor 2 family protein, which produces MPEDTEKDRILEANMRFYEALGKRDLALMKAAFVRDERAGCTHPGWMMLRGWEAIMQSWENIFDPEDRLRIRLHNVTVDVAGDAACVTCIQELTYIRREPVTMNVSVSTNIFEKTESGWLMVIHHASPVPFVNEKSSPGRNIQ
- a CDS encoding phosphoadenylyl-sulfate reductase; this translates as MEAAPKRGFGKEEAAALNLEFEGRGAREVLKWAVDNLHPRVALATSFQVQGMVLIDMIMDISRDARIFTLDTGRLNQETYDVMDEVRKRYGARVEALFPDAKEVEDMVREKGPNLFYSGKPNRILCCEIRKVRPLRKYLAGLDAWITSIRRDQTESRAGAERFEIDEQNGGILKINPLVDWTNEEVWDYIRKNRVPYNKLHDMGYPSIGCAPCTRAVKPGEDERAGRWWWESGSDKECGLHFSHDDNDNSRDVSKPGAAGNPKTN